One genomic segment of Thermovibrio guaymasensis includes these proteins:
- a CDS encoding prepilin peptidase: MFLCLVAFLFGLIFGSFLNVCIYRIPKGKSILWPPSSCPNCGSRIKWYDNVPVLSYIILRGKCRNCGKKISPIYPIVELLTGTLTAAVVCNFDLSFDSLYYLILVYYLIVVSFIDMKTMEVPVKLSYFALVSGILLFLFTENHSFKEAIFGASLGAGVILFIIETYFVFTGKEGMGYGDANIMAVVGAFLGWEKVLLTLFLASMVGALYGLLTLKKKGAAIPFGPFISVGALISLFFGDRIINWYLGGLNI; this comes from the coding sequence ATGTTCCTGTGCTTGGTTGCATTCCTCTTCGGACTGATTTTCGGTAGTTTCCTAAACGTCTGCATATACAGGATTCCTAAAGGGAAGTCTATCCTCTGGCCCCCCTCAAGCTGTCCTAACTGTGGAAGTAGGATTAAGTGGTACGACAACGTTCCCGTATTAAGCTACATAATTTTAAGGGGAAAGTGTAGAAACTGCGGTAAGAAAATCTCTCCCATCTACCCTATCGTAGAACTCCTAACGGGAACTTTAACTGCCGCAGTAGTATGCAATTTCGATCTATCCTTTGACTCCCTCTACTACTTAATTCTCGTTTACTACTTAATAGTCGTCTCTTTTATAGACATGAAAACTATGGAAGTTCCAGTGAAGCTCAGCTACTTCGCCTTGGTTTCAGGAATCCTTCTATTCTTATTTACCGAAAACCACTCCTTCAAAGAGGCCATTTTCGGTGCATCACTCGGAGCAGGAGTAATCCTATTTATAATAGAGACTTACTTCGTATTTACAGGAAAGGAGGGAATGGGCTACGGGGACGCAAACATAATGGCAGTAGTTGGAGCTTTCCTAGGGTGGGAAAAGGTGCTCCTAACCCTCTTTTTGGCCTCAATGGTAGGAGCTCTATACGGGCTCTTAACCTTAAAAAAGAAGGGAGCAGCCATTCCCTTCGGCCCATTCATATCCGTTGGAGCCCTGATTTCACTCTTCTTTGGAGATAGGATAATAAACTGGTACTTAGGGGGATTGAATATATGA
- a CDS encoding DEAD/DEAH box helicase, translated as MKTIQVLESSEFDGKSGHVDYLLDGKSIHEPLVKVKEENLPFPYGSLTPIQSVFYRHYSEGNALVSSPTSSGKSLISLLFFLKNRTGRFIYTAPTRSLIWEKFKEFKPFFKRVGVRTGDLIEELSEIDQPAVVCTYESLISAARNRAKWFEEAGAIVIDEVHVIRDEGRGAVIEELVSYALSEEVPLLLLSATIPGATELAKWIRAELFIESKWRPVPLERKVFNLRKLLKKSNLPTDTPEEKVVSAVETLNLKGKSLVFVPRKDLGWQALLVENSKFGKEVLNETLPFIPIERKGEKVAFHNADVPQEEREKIEKEFKEGDLNRLYATQTLAYGVNLPADNVVVFIRGNFDRFTYSYRFFPDPLTILQMEGRAGRFGLSKKGYSYLIVTGAKENAIEEALKEEMEKPFETALSEGLVREGSACPNRKKSVLSLMLLGPVVRYGQRWQEAVKELFSLKRNPLLIKELQEILEELQTLGFLENTKPTSLTKLLVSSFVSPYCFIEFGQRLKETEKLRSEDPTVGYLFTVRPFIRREFNPKTVTLFTGKGFLEEAGKIISKIETETNMRVKDNSEVLIFYAKGGFFYYKNVARPPGELSNLSPESSLLGQLLCRLNLFEFDTLHRVIMMVRGGVPFKYSLISSIEGLGYMRSNALAVAGELLKIPNEIALINGIREGMGEYLEALKEALSFRHDSVKALEREVSAIVKIVSKVKFPLGNERLLKFLSSIFVGRREAIKLSKEEALEVLRENVTGKEESESKG; from the coding sequence ATGAAAACTATTCAAGTTTTAGAATCTTCAGAATTTGACGGTAAATCCGGCCACGTTGACTACCTTTTAGACGGGAAAAGCATTCACGAACCCCTCGTGAAAGTGAAGGAAGAAAACCTCCCCTTTCCCTACGGGAGTTTAACCCCCATTCAATCGGTATTCTACCGCCACTACAGCGAAGGAAACGCTTTAGTGTCCTCTCCTACAAGCTCAGGAAAGAGCTTAATTTCCCTCCTATTCTTCCTAAAGAACAGGACGGGAAGGTTCATATATACAGCCCCTACACGCTCCTTAATATGGGAAAAGTTTAAGGAATTTAAGCCATTTTTCAAAAGGGTTGGAGTAAGAACGGGAGACTTAATTGAAGAGTTAAGTGAAATAGACCAGCCGGCAGTCGTCTGCACCTACGAAAGCCTCATTTCAGCAGCAAGGAATAGGGCAAAGTGGTTTGAAGAAGCAGGAGCCATCGTAATTGACGAGGTTCACGTTATTAGGGATGAAGGAAGGGGTGCAGTAATTGAGGAGCTCGTCTCTTACGCTTTAAGTGAGGAAGTCCCCCTACTCCTCCTTTCAGCAACAATACCGGGAGCTACCGAGCTTGCAAAGTGGATAAGGGCAGAACTTTTTATAGAGAGCAAGTGGAGGCCGGTTCCCCTTGAGAGGAAAGTCTTTAACCTCAGGAAGTTATTAAAGAAGAGTAATTTACCGACAGACACTCCTGAGGAGAAGGTAGTTTCGGCCGTTGAGACGTTAAATTTAAAGGGTAAAAGCCTCGTTTTCGTTCCTAGGAAAGACTTAGGTTGGCAGGCCCTTTTAGTTGAAAATTCAAAGTTTGGAAAGGAAGTTTTAAACGAAACACTTCCCTTCATTCCAATTGAAAGGAAGGGAGAAAAGGTTGCCTTTCACAACGCAGACGTTCCCCAAGAAGAGAGAGAAAAGATAGAGAAGGAGTTTAAGGAAGGAGACCTAAACAGGCTCTACGCAACGCAGACCTTGGCCTACGGAGTAAACCTTCCGGCAGATAACGTAGTAGTCTTCATAAGGGGAAACTTTGACAGGTTTACTTACAGCTACCGGTTCTTCCCAGACCCTCTAACGATCCTCCAGATGGAAGGGAGAGCCGGTAGATTCGGCCTCTCTAAAAAGGGCTACTCCTACCTTATCGTTACAGGCGCAAAGGAGAACGCCATCGAGGAAGCACTTAAGGAAGAGATGGAAAAGCCCTTTGAAACCGCCCTATCTGAAGGCCTTGTAAGGGAGGGAAGCGCCTGTCCAAACAGGAAGAAGTCCGTTCTAAGCTTAATGCTCCTAGGTCCAGTTGTAAGGTACGGTCAAAGGTGGCAAGAGGCTGTAAAGGAGCTCTTCAGCCTCAAGAGAAACCCCCTCCTCATTAAGGAACTCCAGGAGATACTAGAGGAGCTCCAAACTCTAGGATTCCTTGAAAACACAAAGCCAACTTCCCTAACTAAACTCCTCGTCTCCTCCTTCGTTTCCCCCTACTGCTTTATTGAGTTTGGACAGAGGTTAAAGGAAACGGAGAAGCTGAGGAGTGAAGACCCAACTGTCGGCTACCTGTTTACGGTAAGGCCCTTTATAAGGAGGGAGTTTAACCCAAAAACAGTTACACTCTTTACAGGAAAAGGGTTCTTAGAAGAGGCGGGGAAGATCATCAGTAAGATAGAAACGGAAACAAATATGAGAGTGAAGGACAACTCAGAAGTCCTCATATTCTACGCAAAGGGAGGTTTCTTTTACTACAAAAACGTTGCAAGGCCTCCGGGGGAACTTTCAAACCTCTCACCTGAGAGCTCCCTCCTAGGCCAACTCCTGTGCCGGTTAAACCTCTTTGAGTTTGACACCCTCCACAGGGTTATAATGATGGTTAGGGGAGGGGTTCCCTTTAAGTACTCTCTGATATCCTCCATTGAAGGGTTAGGTTATATGAGGAGTAACGCACTTGCAGTAGCCGGGGAGCTCTTAAAGATCCCAAACGAAATTGCCCTAATAAACGGAATAAGAGAGGGAATGGGAGAGTACTTAGAAGCTTTAAAAGAGGCCCTATCTTTCAGACACGACTCAGTTAAGGCACTGGAGAGGGAAGTTTCGGCTATTGTTAAGATAGTATCAAAGGTTAAATTTCCACTGGGAAATGAAAGGCTCCTTAAGTTCCTCTCCTCCATCTTTGTAGGGAGGAGAGAGGCAATTAAACTATCAAAAGAGGAAGCTCTGGAGGTCTTAAGGGAAAATGTCACAGGAAAAGAGGAAAGTGAGAGTAAAGGTTGA
- a CDS encoding FmdB family zinc ribbon protein produces MQIYVFQCNKCGAEFEEVIYSPLQLMEIKCPNCGSDEVEVIDIANFCSPFG; encoded by the coding sequence ATGCAGATATACGTTTTCCAGTGTAACAAGTGTGGGGCAGAATTTGAAGAGGTTATTTACTCTCCACTTCAGCTTATGGAGATTAAGTGTCCCAACTGCGGTTCAGATGAAGTTGAAGTAATAGACATAGCCAACTTCTGTTCACCTTTTGGCTGA
- a CDS encoding twin-arginine translocation protein, TatA/E family subunit — protein MLLKIVILLVVVGVIFGWDKIINLFKAFFQAKEEFKKGLEGEEEEKEPKIKVVKK, from the coding sequence TTGCTTTTAAAAATAGTTATCCTTCTCGTAGTGGTAGGGGTTATCTTCGGTTGGGATAAAATCATCAACCTCTTTAAGGCCTTCTTCCAGGCAAAGGAAGAGTTTAAAAAGGGCCTTGAAGGAGAGGAAGAGGAGAAGGAACCTAAGATAAAGGTGGTTAAAAAGTAA
- a CDS encoding OmpP1/FadL family transporter has product MRRVLGAVFLSYLLTFPSFAGNVDTFGVGSKATSLGGAFSAYADDPFAVYYNPAGLTQIERPSFSIGALILNPYLKVHSYRATDGDGNRVEPYGISFTDSSDVLVAPHGGFATHLFGNVYFGIAAYVPYGLHIEWESNPSKNPGAYNAFESYYVRGVVTPTLAVKLTDNFSAGFGISFGRSDAGTQRRIYSPSVPSVHNRIIKGELSDDFNISFNVGFLYKPYDNLSLGLTYRSRTKTDFDGTVEVVGVDKVHAETSIDHPEQLQFGVKYQPNRRLILTADVVWTRWSVVDGYTVRFDRPLLGKTKEEFPRNWDDTRQVRIGVEYRLNDVISLRGGYFYDPSPIPDSTFDMLWPDADKKTYSLGAGFNLFGGKLTLDTVVQYTVAEQKREIGGESENLNNSYPGVNGQPGRVSMSADGHVWGYGLTLTYHF; this is encoded by the coding sequence ATGAGGAGGGTTCTGGGTGCTGTTTTTCTTTCCTATCTGTTAACTTTCCCATCATTTGCAGGAAACGTTGATACGTTTGGGGTAGGTTCAAAAGCCACTTCACTTGGAGGCGCCTTTTCAGCTTACGCTGATGACCCCTTTGCAGTTTACTACAACCCAGCAGGACTGACTCAAATTGAAAGGCCCAGCTTTTCAATTGGAGCGCTTATCTTAAACCCTTACTTGAAGGTCCATTCTTACAGGGCAACTGATGGAGATGGAAATAGGGTTGAGCCTTACGGAATTTCCTTTACCGATTCATCAGATGTGCTTGTAGCACCCCATGGAGGTTTTGCAACTCACCTGTTTGGTAATGTCTACTTTGGAATTGCCGCATACGTTCCCTACGGTCTCCATATAGAGTGGGAATCTAACCCTTCAAAAAATCCGGGAGCTTATAACGCTTTTGAGTCCTATTACGTAAGGGGAGTTGTGACTCCTACCCTTGCTGTTAAGCTAACAGATAACTTTTCTGCAGGTTTTGGAATCTCTTTCGGCCGTTCAGATGCTGGAACACAGAGGAGAATTTACTCTCCGAGTGTACCTTCAGTTCACAACAGGATTATAAAGGGAGAACTCAGCGACGACTTTAATATCTCCTTTAACGTAGGTTTCCTTTATAAACCTTACGATAATCTTTCCTTGGGATTAACTTACCGTTCAAGGACTAAAACCGATTTTGATGGAACAGTTGAAGTTGTAGGTGTTGATAAAGTTCACGCTGAAACTTCAATAGACCATCCAGAGCAGCTTCAGTTTGGAGTAAAGTATCAGCCTAACAGGAGGTTAATCCTAACGGCTGATGTTGTTTGGACAAGGTGGAGTGTTGTTGACGGTTATACTGTTCGTTTTGATAGACCTCTCCTTGGGAAGACAAAAGAGGAGTTTCCGAGGAATTGGGATGATACGAGACAGGTAAGGATTGGTGTAGAGTACAGACTTAATGATGTTATCAGCCTTAGAGGAGGCTATTTTTACGACCCTTCCCCAATTCCAGATAGTACCTTTGATATGTTGTGGCCGGATGCGGATAAGAAAACCTACTCTCTAGGTGCTGGTTTTAACCTCTTCGGAGGAAAATTGACGCTAGATACTGTAGTTCAGTATACAGTTGCAGAGCAAAAGAGGGAAATTGGGGGGGAGAGTGAGAACCTTAACAACAGTTACCCAGGGGTAAACGGTCAACCTGGAAGGGTTTCAATGTCGGCTGATGGCCACGTTTGGGGATACGGTTTAACTCTCACTTACCACTTTTAG
- a CDS encoding ABC transporter ATP-binding protein has translation MSLKVENLKVETPKFKILKDVFWEVERGEIVSLVGESGSGKSISALSVLKLLPENFKISGKVEVDGVEPLNLNKKELSSFRWEKVSMVFQDPSSSLNPLLTIGEQIIEPMLYHRTVKSKEEGRERALELLKLCQVPKAEERLDSYPHHLSGGLKQRCAIAMALACNPSYLLADEPTTALDVTVQKKILELLKKLSKTKNLGTLLITHDMGIVQEISDKTYVLYGGYTVESGKTEEVLANPRHPYTKGLIECSPKLNGGVKRKLKTMAGNVPEPSEEIEGCPFHPRCPKAREICRKEMPPVVEEREHKFRCFFPLLKE, from the coding sequence GTGTCTTTAAAGGTTGAAAACCTTAAGGTGGAAACTCCAAAGTTCAAAATCCTAAAGGACGTCTTTTGGGAAGTAGAGAGGGGAGAGATCGTTTCACTCGTAGGGGAGAGCGGAAGCGGAAAGTCAATATCGGCCCTTTCCGTTTTAAAGTTACTCCCTGAGAACTTTAAAATCTCAGGAAAAGTAGAAGTTGACGGAGTAGAACCACTAAATCTTAATAAGAAGGAGCTCTCCTCCTTCCGTTGGGAAAAGGTTTCAATGGTCTTTCAAGACCCTTCCTCTTCCTTGAACCCCCTTCTAACGATTGGAGAGCAGATTATTGAACCGATGCTATACCACAGAACTGTAAAAAGTAAAGAGGAGGGAAGGGAAAGGGCTCTGGAGCTCTTAAAACTGTGTCAGGTTCCAAAGGCTGAGGAGAGGTTAGACTCCTACCCCCACCACCTATCGGGAGGTTTAAAGCAAAGGTGCGCAATAGCTATGGCCCTTGCCTGTAATCCTTCATACCTACTTGCAGATGAACCGACAACAGCCCTTGACGTAACGGTTCAGAAGAAAATTCTGGAGCTCCTAAAAAAACTATCAAAGACGAAAAACTTAGGAACGCTTCTCATTACCCACGATATGGGAATAGTTCAGGAAATATCGGACAAAACCTACGTCCTCTACGGAGGTTACACTGTAGAGTCAGGTAAAACCGAAGAAGTTCTAGCCAACCCCCGCCACCCCTATACAAAAGGTCTAATTGAGTGCTCGCCAAAGCTTAACGGAGGAGTAAAGAGAAAGCTTAAAACAATGGCCGGAAACGTTCCAGAGCCCTCTGAGGAAATAGAAGGATGCCCATTCCACCCAAGATGCCCAAAGGCAAGGGAGATCTGCAGGAAAGAAATGCCCCCGGTAGTTGAAGAAAGGGAGCATAAGTTTAGGTGTTTTTTCCCATTACTTAAGGAATAG
- a CDS encoding aspartate aminotransferase family protein: MNTQEKTEKYVMKTYNRYPVSFVKGEGCWLYDEEGKKYLDMLAGIAVCNLGHCHPKVSEAICKQAKTLIHTSNLFHIEPQAELARLICENSFGEKVFFCNSGAEANEGAIKLARRYGTEVDPEKFEIIAFENSFHGRTMASVSITGQGKYNQGFGPMLTGVKFAKFNDLDSVKEVVSEKTAAIIVEPVQGEGGVVPAKKEFLEGLREIADRVNALLIFDEVQTGVGRTGALFAYQNYGVEPDVMTLAKALGNGVPIGAIVAKGKAANVLKPGLHASTFGGNFLATRAGVEVIKEITKLGFLEEVKEKGRFLVEKLKELQREFPYLIEGVRGLGLMVGAVMKVECSQIAGKALERGLIINCTAGKVLRFTPPLVITKEEIEKGIEILRDILREL, encoded by the coding sequence ATGAATACACAGGAAAAGACAGAAAAGTACGTAATGAAGACCTACAACCGCTATCCCGTATCCTTTGTTAAGGGAGAAGGGTGCTGGCTCTACGATGAAGAGGGGAAGAAGTACCTTGACATGCTTGCAGGAATCGCAGTCTGCAACCTCGGCCACTGCCACCCTAAAGTCTCTGAGGCAATATGCAAGCAGGCAAAGACCCTAATCCACACTTCAAACCTCTTCCACATTGAACCCCAGGCTGAGCTTGCAAGGTTAATCTGCGAGAACTCATTTGGGGAAAAAGTCTTCTTCTGCAACAGCGGAGCAGAGGCAAACGAGGGAGCAATAAAACTTGCAAGGCGCTATGGAACCGAAGTTGACCCAGAAAAGTTTGAAATAATAGCCTTTGAAAACTCCTTCCACGGAAGGACAATGGCATCTGTTTCAATAACCGGACAGGGAAAGTACAACCAAGGTTTCGGACCTATGCTTACAGGCGTAAAGTTTGCAAAGTTCAACGACCTTGACTCTGTTAAGGAAGTAGTATCTGAGAAAACCGCTGCAATAATAGTTGAACCTGTTCAGGGCGAAGGAGGAGTCGTTCCAGCCAAAAAGGAGTTCCTTGAAGGCTTAAGGGAAATAGCAGACAGGGTAAATGCCCTTTTAATATTTGACGAGGTCCAAACGGGAGTTGGAAGGACGGGAGCTCTCTTTGCCTACCAGAACTATGGCGTTGAACCTGACGTCATGACGCTGGCAAAGGCCCTTGGAAACGGAGTTCCAATAGGGGCCATAGTTGCAAAAGGGAAGGCTGCAAACGTTCTAAAGCCGGGGCTCCACGCATCTACCTTTGGAGGAAACTTCCTAGCAACGAGAGCAGGAGTTGAAGTCATAAAGGAAATTACAAAACTGGGATTTCTAGAGGAAGTAAAGGAAAAGGGAAGGTTCTTAGTGGAGAAGTTAAAGGAGCTCCAAAGGGAGTTCCCCTACCTAATTGAAGGAGTAAGGGGACTGGGGCTCATGGTTGGAGCAGTTATGAAGGTAGAGTGCTCTCAAATAGCAGGCAAAGCCCTTGAAAGGGGGCTTATTATTAACTGTACAGCAGGAAAGGTATTAAGGTTTACCCCTCCTTTAGTAATTACAAAGGAGGAGATTGAAAAAGGTATTGAAATTCTAAGGGATATACTAAGAGAGCTATGA
- the uvrB gene encoding excinuclease ABC subunit UvrB encodes MGKRFKVVSPFTPKGDQPKAIRELSRGIKEGLKYQTLLGITGSGKTYTIAKVIEEVQKPTLVISHNKVLAAQLYHELKNFFPNNAVEYFISYYDYYQPEAYIPSRDIYIEKDCSINPVIDRMRHSATVSLLTRPDTIIVSSVSCIYGLGSPEHYRELSLRFTVGEEIDRDEVLRKLVTLGYERSSYEVRAGIFKVRGDTIDIYPADQEDHFIRVELFGDEVERITMHDYFNQKVLKEFDSYTVYPASHYATPYQQILRTVEGIERELEERIEYFLSQGKELEARRIEQRTRYDIELLLEIGHCKGIENYSRHLDGRKPGQPPYTLLDYFPDDFLVIIDESHVTIPQIKAMWRGDRARKYNLIEHGFRLPSAYDNRPLNFEEFLERVPQAIFVSATPGEFELSVSEKVVEQIIRPTGLLDPIVEVRPTEAQIDYLLSEIRERVKRNERVLITTLTKRSAEELTNYLLEKGVKAKYMHSEIDSVERVEIIRGLRSGEFDVLVGVNLLREGLDLPEVSLVAILDADKEGFLRSKTALIQTMGRAARNVNGKVILFADKMTKAMKEAIEETERRRRIQEEFNRKHGITPKTVKREIESSIIEDAGLSALFRLKKKGVEKVPKSEEELLAEIDRLTKEMKEAAKNWEFERAAELRDRIKELRKLLIPA; translated from the coding sequence CCAACCCTCGTAATATCCCACAACAAAGTTTTGGCAGCACAGCTCTACCACGAGCTAAAGAACTTCTTCCCAAACAACGCAGTTGAGTACTTCATCTCCTACTACGACTACTACCAGCCGGAAGCCTACATACCCAGTCGAGACATCTACATTGAAAAGGACTGTTCAATAAACCCTGTAATAGACAGGATGCGCCACAGCGCAACGGTCTCACTTCTAACCCGCCCAGATACGATAATAGTATCCTCAGTCTCCTGTATCTACGGCCTAGGTTCTCCCGAACACTACAGGGAGCTCTCCCTAAGGTTCACAGTAGGAGAGGAGATAGACAGGGACGAAGTTTTAAGGAAGTTAGTTACACTAGGTTATGAAAGGAGCTCCTACGAGGTAAGAGCGGGGATATTCAAAGTGAGAGGAGATACCATAGACATCTACCCTGCTGACCAGGAAGACCACTTTATAAGGGTGGAGCTCTTTGGAGACGAAGTTGAAAGGATAACTATGCACGACTACTTCAACCAGAAGGTTTTAAAGGAGTTTGACTCCTACACAGTCTACCCGGCTTCCCACTACGCAACTCCCTACCAGCAGATTTTAAGGACAGTTGAGGGAATAGAGAGGGAGCTTGAGGAGAGGATTGAGTACTTCTTAAGTCAGGGAAAGGAGCTTGAGGCAAGGAGAATTGAACAGAGAACCCGCTACGACATAGAGCTCCTACTTGAAATCGGCCACTGTAAAGGAATTGAGAACTACTCCCGCCACCTTGACGGGAGGAAGCCAGGTCAACCTCCCTACACCCTACTTGACTACTTCCCAGACGACTTCCTGGTGATAATAGACGAGTCCCACGTAACGATTCCCCAGATTAAGGCAATGTGGAGGGGAGATAGGGCCAGGAAGTACAACCTCATTGAACACGGTTTCAGGCTCCCCTCAGCCTACGATAACCGTCCACTAAACTTTGAGGAGTTCTTAGAGAGAGTCCCTCAGGCAATTTTCGTCTCCGCAACTCCCGGAGAGTTTGAGCTCTCAGTTTCGGAAAAAGTAGTTGAACAGATAATAAGGCCTACAGGACTTCTAGACCCGATAGTTGAAGTCAGACCAACTGAAGCCCAGATAGACTACCTCCTCTCAGAAATCAGAGAGAGGGTTAAGAGGAACGAGAGGGTCTTAATAACTACTTTGACCAAAAGGAGTGCCGAGGAGCTTACAAACTACCTCCTTGAGAAGGGAGTAAAGGCAAAGTACATGCACTCAGAGATTGATTCGGTTGAGAGGGTTGAGATTATAAGGGGATTGAGGAGCGGCGAGTTTGACGTTCTAGTCGGAGTTAACCTCCTGAGGGAAGGTTTAGACCTACCGGAAGTTTCACTCGTAGCGATCTTAGACGCAGACAAGGAGGGTTTCCTGCGCTCTAAAACTGCACTAATTCAAACGATGGGAAGGGCAGCAAGGAACGTAAACGGCAAGGTAATCCTATTTGCAGATAAAATGACAAAGGCAATGAAGGAGGCAATTGAGGAGACCGAAAGGAGGAGGAGGATTCAGGAGGAGTTTAACAGGAAGCACGGAATAACCCCAAAAACCGTTAAGAGGGAGATTGAGAGCTCCATCATTGAGGACGCAGGCCTTTCGGCCCTCTTCAGGCTTAAGAAGAAGGGGGTTGAGAAGGTCCCAAAGAGCGAGGAGGAGCTCCTTGCCGAAATAGATAGGCTCACAAAGGAGATGAAAGAGGCAGCAAAGAACTGGGAGTTTGAAAGGGCTGCAGAGCTTCGAGATAGAATAAAGGAGCTCAGAAAACTATTAATTCCAGCGTGA